A region from the Acyrthosiphon pisum isolate AL4f chromosome A1, pea_aphid_22Mar2018_4r6ur, whole genome shotgun sequence genome encodes:
- the LOC100164462 gene encoding DNA ligase 4 isoform X1, whose protein sequence is MASTISKPCNKIPFELFCRVCEDIYNAKNEKKVLILEKFISKCRGSIEKSDNLNIEDTFYPVLRLLLPVSDKQRGAYGVKEAALGKLYVKILCLAKDSPDAQKLLNFRVPKVSGSTAGDFAETLYWVIRSRFEDNGSMSIADINQILDEIAMKHATNESREVEQILQSMLLKLSANEQKWLIRLLLKDMRLGIAHTKILKAYHDDANDLYDVCNDLKKVCKMLNNPSVVLHEISVNLFEPFCPMLSQRCEITDDSKINKMVKNEDLFVDIKLDGERFQLHWSKEKNIFKYFSRRGNDYTDTYGCNDVNGILSPVLAKQFKSDVKNCILDGEMMCYNTKYKSFSTKAMNIDVKKLRIGNTHQPCFCVFDIVYYNDRVITNLPLEKRLDILNTIFEPLEGIFVHTTRHKARKNELMKYLNDAIDNHEEGIVVKDPLSIYKPNSRNAGWYKIKPEYTDGALIELDLLIIGGFYGEGKKRGVVSHFLMGLLEKDGESFKCSAISRVSSGFSTEELADLSRKLSSHWQRVYPGKMPPNIEWGKEKPDLWIEPESSVIVQVKATEIMTSNIFKSKITLRFPRIERVRYDKPWHDCLTVEEFESIIKQTEGKLYTSHTDETNTSGKIKKTRVTLTVDKKFLGPNIRDIEFINNMFEDKEFCVLNDSETLNKSEIEKKILEYGGRVVQNPGNDTFCVLANNIKHIRAHAIKLSGKHSIISTKWILSCFTDNEFLNWTPENVLFLSKEHQLLMDEKFDQYGDSYTELATVETLRRAMDRVELDDDLVNTEVDAFLEFQNELFNEEQCFKIFEKCQVYFDDLNLENLPVRNFHTNTVLEMLIFKFNGGTVCKNIDNNTTHVVIHSSSKNNVNKYQTMKRDRNQAFEIVDENWITQKIKW, encoded by the exons ATGGCTTCTACAATCAGTAAACCTTGCAACAAAATaccatttgaattattttgtcgAGTGTGTGAAGACATTTATAATGCTAAAAATGAAAAGAAAGTCCTCATTCTAGAAAAATTCATAAGTAAATGTCGAGGGTCAATTGAGAAAAGTGACAACTTAAATATA gaaGATACATTTTATCCAGTGTTAAGATTGCTGTTACCTGTATCAGACAAACAAAGGGGTGCGTACGGCGTTAAAGAAGCTGCTTTAGGAAAGTTGTATGTAAAAATACTATGCCTTGCAAAAGACAGTCCAGATGCTCAAAAGCTTTTGAATTTCAG GGTGCCAAAAGTTTCTGGGTCCACAGCTGGAGACTTCGCTGAAACTCTGTATTGGGTTATAAGAAGTCGATTTGAAGACAATGGTTCAATGAGTATAGCTGATATTAACCAAATATTGGATGAAATAGCCATGAAACATGCTACCAATGAATCAA gggAAGTGGAACAAATATTACAATCAATGCTATTAAAGCTCAGTGCTAATGAGCAAAAATGGTTAATTCGTCTACTATTAAAAGATATGCGCTTGGGTATTgcgcatacaaaaatattaaaggcaTATCATGATGATGCCAACGATTTATATGATGTTtgcaatgatttaaaaaaa GTATGCAAAATGCTTAATAACCCATCGGTGGTTTTGCATGAAATAtctgttaatttatttgaacCTTTTTGCCCAATGCTAAGCCAACGCTGTGAAATTACTGatgacagtaaaataaataagatggTTAAGAATGAAGATTTATTTGTTGACATTAAATTGGATGGTGAAAGATTTCAACTTCATTGGtccaaagaaaaaaatatttttaaatatttttccag aagaGGCAATGATTATACAGATACATATGGTTGTAATGATGTTAATGGTATTCTGAGCCCAGTATtagcaaaacaatttaaatccgATGTAAAGAATTGCATCTTAGATGGTGAGATGATGTGTTATAACACTAAGTACAAATCATTTTCTAcaaaag ccatgaatattgatgtaaaaaaattaagaataggGAATACACACCAACCATGCTTTTGTGTATTTGATATTGTCTACTATAATGATCGAGTAATTACAAACCTTCCATTGGAAAAAcgattagatattttaaatacaatatttgaacCATTAGAAGGGATTTTTGTACATACTACGCGGCATAAAGCAAgaaa aaatgaattaatgaaatatCTCAATGATGCAATTGATAACCATGAAGAGGGCATTGTAGTCAAAGATCCATTATCAATTTATAAGCCCAATTCACGAAATGCAGgatggtataaaattaaaccaGAA taTACAGATGGTGCACTCATTGAATTAGACCTTTTAATTATTGGCGGATTCTATGGTGAAGGTAAAAAACGAGGTGTGGTTAGCCATTTCCTTATGGGTCTTTTagaaaaag ATGGTGAATCATTTAAATGTTCTGCTATCAGTCGAGTTAGTTCAGGGTTTTCAACAGAAGAACTAGCCGATTTATCAAGGAAATTGTCTTCTCATTGGCAAAGAGTTTACCCTGGAAAGATGCCACCAAACATTGAGTGGGGTAAAGAAAAGCCAGATCTTTGGATTGAACCTGAATCATCAGTTATTGTACAG GTAAAAGCAACAGAAATTATGACaagcaacatttttaaaagtaaaataacattaCGTTTTCCACGAATCGAAAGAGTTCGTTACGACAAACCGTGGCATGACTGTCTGACCGTTGAGGAATTTGAGTCTATAATCAAG CAAACAGAGGGAAAGTTGTATACTTCGCATACTGATGAAACAAATACCtcaggaaaaattaaaaaaacccgtGTGACATTAACCGTTGACAAAAAATTTCTGGGCCCAAATATAAGAGATAtcgaatttattaataatatgtttgaagaCAAAGAATTCTGTGTCCTCAACGATAGTGAAACTTTGAACAAGAGTGAAATCGAGAAAAAGATTCTTGAATATGGTGGTCGAGTTGTACAAAACCCTG gcAATGATACTTTTTGTGTTCTTGCCAACAATATCAAACATATAAGGGCGCATGCAATAAAATTATCAGgcaaacatagtataataagtacaaaATGGATACTGTCATGTTTTACTGACAATGAATTTCTTAACTGGACACCCGaaaacgttttgtttttatCCAAGGAACATCAGCTATTAATGGATGAAAAATTTGATCAGTATGGTGACAGTTATACAGAATTAGCTACTGTTGAAACATTACGCCGTGCAATGGATCGAGTTGAACTAGAT GATGATTTGGTCAACACAGAAGTTGATGCTTTTTTGGAATTTCAAAACGAACTCTTTAATGAAGAACAATGcttcaaaatttttgaaaaatgccaAGTCtattttgatgatttaaattta GAAAATTTGCCTGTCAGAAATTTCCACACAAACACAGTGTTAGAAATgctgatatttaaatttaatggagGCACAGtctgtaaaaatattgataacaatactACTCATGTTGTAATTCATTCAAG TAGTAAAAATAAcgttaataaatatcaaacgaTGAAAAGAGATCGGAACCAAGCATTTGAAATTGTTGATGAGAACTggattacacaaaaaataaaatggtag
- the LOC100164462 gene encoding DNA ligase 4 isoform X2 yields MASTISKPCNKIPFELFCRVCEDIYNAKNEKKVLILEKFISKCRGSIEKSDNLNIEDTFYPVLRLLLPVSDKQRGAYGVKEAALGKLYVKILCLAKDSPDAQKLLNFRVPKVSGSTAGDFAETLYWVIRSRFEDNGSMSIADINQILDEIAMKHATNESREVEQILQSMLLKLSANEQKWLIRLLLKDMRLGIAHTKILKAYHDDANDLYDVCNDLKKVCKMLNNPSVVLHEISVNLFEPFCPMLSQRCEITDDSKINKMVKNEDLFVDIKLDGERFQLHWSKEKNIFKYFSRRGNDYTDTYGCNDVNGILSPVLAKQFKSDVKNCILDGEMMCYNTKYKSFSTKAMNIDVKKLRIGNTHQPCFCVFDIVYYNDRVITNLPLEKRLDILNTIFEPLEGIFVHTTRHKARKNELMKYLNDAIDNHEEGIVVKDPLSIYKPNSRNAGWYKIKPEYTDGALIELDLLIIGGFYGEGKKRGVVSHFLMGLLEKDGESFKCSAISRVSSGFSTEELADLSRKLSSHWQRVYPGKMPPNIEWGKEKPDLWIEPESSVIVQVKATEIMTSNIFKSKITLRFPRIERVRYDKPWHDCLTVEEFESIIKQTEGKLYTSHTDETNTSGKIKKTRVTLTVDKKFLGPNIRDIEFINNMFEDKEFCVLNDSETLNKSEIEKKILEYGGRVVQNPGNDTFCVLANNIKHIRAHAIKLSGKHSIISTKWILSCFTDNEFLNWTPENVLFLSKEHQLLMDEKFDQYGDSYTELATVETLRRAMDRVELDDDLVNTEVDAFLEFQNELFNEEQCFKIFEKCQVYFDDLNLENLPVRNFHTNTVLEMLIFKFNGGTVCKNIDNNTTHVVIHSSKNNVNKYQTMKRDRNQAFEIVDENWITQKIKW; encoded by the exons ATGGCTTCTACAATCAGTAAACCTTGCAACAAAATaccatttgaattattttgtcgAGTGTGTGAAGACATTTATAATGCTAAAAATGAAAAGAAAGTCCTCATTCTAGAAAAATTCATAAGTAAATGTCGAGGGTCAATTGAGAAAAGTGACAACTTAAATATA gaaGATACATTTTATCCAGTGTTAAGATTGCTGTTACCTGTATCAGACAAACAAAGGGGTGCGTACGGCGTTAAAGAAGCTGCTTTAGGAAAGTTGTATGTAAAAATACTATGCCTTGCAAAAGACAGTCCAGATGCTCAAAAGCTTTTGAATTTCAG GGTGCCAAAAGTTTCTGGGTCCACAGCTGGAGACTTCGCTGAAACTCTGTATTGGGTTATAAGAAGTCGATTTGAAGACAATGGTTCAATGAGTATAGCTGATATTAACCAAATATTGGATGAAATAGCCATGAAACATGCTACCAATGAATCAA gggAAGTGGAACAAATATTACAATCAATGCTATTAAAGCTCAGTGCTAATGAGCAAAAATGGTTAATTCGTCTACTATTAAAAGATATGCGCTTGGGTATTgcgcatacaaaaatattaaaggcaTATCATGATGATGCCAACGATTTATATGATGTTtgcaatgatttaaaaaaa GTATGCAAAATGCTTAATAACCCATCGGTGGTTTTGCATGAAATAtctgttaatttatttgaacCTTTTTGCCCAATGCTAAGCCAACGCTGTGAAATTACTGatgacagtaaaataaataagatggTTAAGAATGAAGATTTATTTGTTGACATTAAATTGGATGGTGAAAGATTTCAACTTCATTGGtccaaagaaaaaaatatttttaaatatttttccag aagaGGCAATGATTATACAGATACATATGGTTGTAATGATGTTAATGGTATTCTGAGCCCAGTATtagcaaaacaatttaaatccgATGTAAAGAATTGCATCTTAGATGGTGAGATGATGTGTTATAACACTAAGTACAAATCATTTTCTAcaaaag ccatgaatattgatgtaaaaaaattaagaataggGAATACACACCAACCATGCTTTTGTGTATTTGATATTGTCTACTATAATGATCGAGTAATTACAAACCTTCCATTGGAAAAAcgattagatattttaaatacaatatttgaacCATTAGAAGGGATTTTTGTACATACTACGCGGCATAAAGCAAgaaa aaatgaattaatgaaatatCTCAATGATGCAATTGATAACCATGAAGAGGGCATTGTAGTCAAAGATCCATTATCAATTTATAAGCCCAATTCACGAAATGCAGgatggtataaaattaaaccaGAA taTACAGATGGTGCACTCATTGAATTAGACCTTTTAATTATTGGCGGATTCTATGGTGAAGGTAAAAAACGAGGTGTGGTTAGCCATTTCCTTATGGGTCTTTTagaaaaag ATGGTGAATCATTTAAATGTTCTGCTATCAGTCGAGTTAGTTCAGGGTTTTCAACAGAAGAACTAGCCGATTTATCAAGGAAATTGTCTTCTCATTGGCAAAGAGTTTACCCTGGAAAGATGCCACCAAACATTGAGTGGGGTAAAGAAAAGCCAGATCTTTGGATTGAACCTGAATCATCAGTTATTGTACAG GTAAAAGCAACAGAAATTATGACaagcaacatttttaaaagtaaaataacattaCGTTTTCCACGAATCGAAAGAGTTCGTTACGACAAACCGTGGCATGACTGTCTGACCGTTGAGGAATTTGAGTCTATAATCAAG CAAACAGAGGGAAAGTTGTATACTTCGCATACTGATGAAACAAATACCtcaggaaaaattaaaaaaacccgtGTGACATTAACCGTTGACAAAAAATTTCTGGGCCCAAATATAAGAGATAtcgaatttattaataatatgtttgaagaCAAAGAATTCTGTGTCCTCAACGATAGTGAAACTTTGAACAAGAGTGAAATCGAGAAAAAGATTCTTGAATATGGTGGTCGAGTTGTACAAAACCCTG gcAATGATACTTTTTGTGTTCTTGCCAACAATATCAAACATATAAGGGCGCATGCAATAAAATTATCAGgcaaacatagtataataagtacaaaATGGATACTGTCATGTTTTACTGACAATGAATTTCTTAACTGGACACCCGaaaacgttttgtttttatCCAAGGAACATCAGCTATTAATGGATGAAAAATTTGATCAGTATGGTGACAGTTATACAGAATTAGCTACTGTTGAAACATTACGCCGTGCAATGGATCGAGTTGAACTAGAT GATGATTTGGTCAACACAGAAGTTGATGCTTTTTTGGAATTTCAAAACGAACTCTTTAATGAAGAACAATGcttcaaaatttttgaaaaatgccaAGTCtattttgatgatttaaattta GAAAATTTGCCTGTCAGAAATTTCCACACAAACACAGTGTTAGAAATgctgatatttaaatttaatggagGCACAGtctgtaaaaatattgataacaatactACTCATGTTGTAATTCATTCAAG TAAAAATAAcgttaataaatatcaaacgaTGAAAAGAGATCGGAACCAAGCATTTGAAATTGTTGATGAGAACTggattacacaaaaaataaaatggtag
- the LOC100162376 gene encoding protein Wnt-5b, protein MNINFAVFIFVLLIVNGVTRAYAGHASSIKSHFKESSSYAQQVPWTPPEPSVGGVGVGGVDVSVGEAGTMGGGSGGSMGMMGDPLLLSPSSSPSPPALPTDPPPKCNNVSGLSAGQAKLCLLYEEHLASIRYGIQAGLAECRSQFLHRRWNCSMTTENVGAPFLGPDLQTSSREAAFVQAIKAAGVAHAMARACRDGRLNTCSCSRSGRPKDLRRDWVWGGCGDNMEYGYKFTKVFLDVKEKEKRWKKGSPEQGRNLMNLHNNEAGRRAVLKKSRVTCKCHGVSGSCSLITCWQQLPSIRELGEHLKEKYEGAIEVRATRRGRLQIRDPRFSLPTASDLVYIDDSPNYCIRNITAGSIGTHGRECNRTSHGMDGCSLLCCGRGYNTQRLVTREKCECKFHWCCYVQCKTCTRNAEVHTCK, encoded by the exons GCACTTCAAAGAATCGTCGTCGTACGCACAACAGGTGCCGTGGACGCCACCGGAACCGTCTGTAGGCGGTGTAGGGGTCGGGGGCGTCGATGTCTCCGTAGGTGAAGCGGGGACGATGGGCGGTGGCAGCGGCGGCTCGATGGGCATGATGGGAGACCCATTGCTCTTGTCGCCTTCGTCGTCACCTTCGCCTCCAGCTTTGCCCACGGACCCGCCGCCAAAATGCAACAACGTGTCCGGCCTTTCCGCCGGTCAGGCCAAGCTGTGCCTGCTTTACGAGGAACATTTGGCCTCCATCCGGTACGGCATCCAAGCGGGCCTTGCCGAATGCCGGTCGCAGTTCCTGCACCGCCGGTGGAACTGTTCCATGACCACCGAGAACGTCGGTGCTCCGTTCCTCGGACCCGATTTGCAAACAA GCAGCCGGGAGGCAGCATTCGTGCAGGCGATCAAAGCAGCCGGCGTTGCGCACGCCATGGCCCGTGCCTGCAGAGACGGACGTTTAAACACGTGCAGTTGCTCGAGATCGGGAAGACCAAAGGATTTGAGAAGGGATTGGGTTTGGGGCGGTTGTGGAGATAACATGGAATACGGATACAA GTTCACTAAAGTGTTTTTGGACGTTAAGGAAAAAGAGAAACGGTGGAAAAAGGGATCTCCGGAACAAGGTCGAAACTTGATGAACCTACACAACAACGAGGCTGGCAGAAGG GCAGTGCTGAAGAAGTCTAGAGTCACTTGCAAATGCCACGGCGTTTCCGGTTCATGCAGTTTGATCACGTGTTGGCAGCAATTACCGTCTATTCGCGAGTTGG GCGAACATCTGAAAGAAAAGTACGAAGGCGCCATCGAGGTAAGGGCTACAAGACGAGGACGGTTACAGATCAGGGATCCTAGGTTCAGTCTACCGACAGCAAGCGATCTCGTCTACATCGACGACTCGCCCAACTACTGCATTAGGAACATTACCGCTGGttctatag GTACTCATGGCCGAGAATGCAATCGTACATCACATGGAATGGATGGTTGCAGTTTACTATGTTGTGGTAGGGGCTACAATACACAACGATTGGTCACACGGGAAAAATGCGAATGCAAATTTCATTGGTGTTGTTATGTGCAGTGTAAGACATGTACCCGTAATGCTGAAGTGCATACGTGTAAATAG